The nucleotide sequence GCTCACAAAGGGAAATGAAAATAGTAAACAGTAAGCAGTGAGCAGTAAACAGGAAAGGCAGTCTTTATCTGCTAACTGCTTACCGCTTACTGCTTACTTGGGGTCATTTTCGGATGAACCCACATGAGCCTTCGGCTCACAAAGGATGATGAAAATGAGGCCCCCTCACCAGGTGCCCCCCTCCCTTGACGGGAGGGGGATAGGGGGAGGGTGAGCTATGGAGACATTCAGGTGAAACCTAAAGTCGGCGTTTTCAGTTTTACAAGCTGTGAGGGGTGTCAGCTTCAGATATTGAATCTGGAGGATGAGATTCCTGTGATTTTAGATAAGATTGAGTTTGTAAATTTCAGAGAGGCGATGAGTGAAAAGGGCCAGGACTATGAGATTGCCTTTATTGAAGGGTCTGTTTCGAGGGAATCAGAGATTGCGGAATTAAAAAAGATAAGGGAAAGGGCTAAAGTCCTTATAGCCATTGGTGCATGTGCTGACCTCGGCGGGGTCAATGTATTGAAAAATTACCATCCGCAAGAGACATGGCTTAGAACGGTTTATAAAAGGACTGATTTATTTACAGATACTATCCCTGTAAAGCGGATAAAAGATGTAGTGTCTGTAGATTATGTTATACCCGGCTGTCCTATAGATAAAAAAGAATTCCTGAGATTTGTACAGGAGTTATTGCTTGGTATAAAGCCTCGGCTTCCTGATTATCCTGTGTGTGTAGAGTGCAGGATAAGGGGAAATGTGTGTCTTGTTGAACAGGGTAAGTGGTGTCTTGGATCAGTGACTCTTGCCGGCTGTAATGCAATATGTCCTACATATCGTGAGGCGTGCATAGCATGCAGGGGGCTTGTTGAAGAAGCAAATATAGAATCCCTTACCAATATCCTTATGCAGAACGGACTTTCGAGGGAAGAGATACGTGAGAAGTTTAAGGTATTTAACGGTCTGGAAGGGATAAAAATATAGTATGTCACACAATATCAATATCCATCATATAACAAGGGTAGAGGGCCACGGGAATATTGTCCTGAATATCAAAGAGGGAAGGATAGAGGAGCTAAGGCTTGAGATAGTAGAGTCCCCCCGTTTCTTTGAACTTATGCTGATCGGACGCCATATCTCTGAGGCACCTCATATTACCTCAAGGATATGCGGTATCTGTGCCATCAGTCATGCCACAGCATCTCTGAAAGGGTGTGAGGCGGCACTCGGCATAACCCCTTCCACGGCAGTGACCTTACTTAGAAAGATACTCGTCCATGCTGAGATTTTGCAGAGTCATATCCTGCATCTCTATCTCCTTGTTGCCCCTGATTTCTTTAATGCGGGTTCAGTGATACCGCTTGCAAGGAGTCACCCTGATGTTGTAAAAAGGGGACTGAGGTTGAAGAAGGCAGCGAATGAAATATGCAGGATACTTGTCGGAAGGCATGTCCATCCTATCAGCATGACAATTGGTGGTTTTACAAAGGCCCCATCTAAGAAAGACCTGAGTGATGTACGCAGGGTTATTGAAGATGCAATACCGGATATAGATGAGACTGTAAATTTATTTGCAGGGATAGTTGCGCCTGAATTCAGCAGGGAGACAAGGTACTGTTCACTTAAAGATGGGGGAGAGTATGCATTATATGGCGGTAATCTATATTCAAAGGATGTCCCTGTTACAGATCCGTCCGCTTATCGGGAATTTATCACAGAAGATGT is from Nitrospirota bacterium and encodes:
- a CDS encoding NADH:ubiquinone oxidoreductase, with protein sequence MKPKVGVFSFTSCEGCQLQILNLEDEIPVILDKIEFVNFREAMSEKGQDYEIAFIEGSVSRESEIAELKKIRERAKVLIAIGACADLGGVNVLKNYHPQETWLRTVYKRTDLFTDTIPVKRIKDVVSVDYVIPGCPIDKKEFLRFVQELLLGIKPRLPDYPVCVECRIRGNVCLVEQGKWCLGSVTLAGCNAICPTYREACIACRGLVEEANIESLTNILMQNGLSREEIREKFKVFNGLEGIKI
- a CDS encoding Ni/Fe hydrogenase subunit alpha, with the translated sequence MSHNINIHHITRVEGHGNIVLNIKEGRIEELRLEIVESPRFFELMLIGRHISEAPHITSRICGICAISHATASLKGCEAALGITPSTAVTLLRKILVHAEILQSHILHLYLLVAPDFFNAGSVIPLARSHPDVVKRGLRLKKAANEICRILVGRHVHPISMTIGGFTKAPSKKDLSDVRRVIEDAIPDIDETVNLFAGIVAPEFSRETRYCSLKDGGEYALYGGNLYSKDVPVTDPSAYREFITEDVIEYSTAKHVKSDGKSIMVGALARLNNNYNQISAEAKEAAKRLGLTFPCTNSFMNNAAQVLECVHSLYDSLRLLDLLSADSTNTVAGDVVFKEGLGVGIVEAPRGTLYHEYGTDDKGIIRSVNCIIPTGQNLLNIENDIRAMVPAILDLPKIEIEKRLEMLVRAYDPCISCSTHFLEVKFID